Within Telopea speciosissima isolate NSW1024214 ecotype Mountain lineage chromosome 8, Tspe_v1, whole genome shotgun sequence, the genomic segment AACAAGCATATCCCTAAGATCCTCCAAATCATACTTCAAGATTCGACCGAGAAAGAGTCAACCAAATTGCAAGTAGGGGTATCAATCGGCGGGTTCATTCGATTAGGTTTGATGTTTAATGGGTTGACTTACTATGCTCTTATGGATTTATTATCGGGTTGTTATCGGTTCGATTTTAgtcttcatatatatatatatacattaaaatgatgagaaaacattttttttataatgttttttcctttttatcagTTTTTCGATTTCCAACGGTCtggtttgattcgatttttCTACTAGTTTCATGAAATctaaaacaaaaccaaattgataagggttcaatttgatctttttttttttctttttttttttccggtcaATTTTAGTCGGACCAACTGATTCGATTAAAAACCTGACATCCTAGTAGCaagataaaattttaaaaattctgGCAGAACTAAAAGGGTATATATTATACAATTGAATTTGAGTATGAAGTTTGACACATGATTAGTCTACATCTTTCCCTACATACCCCAAACCACAACAATCATAACCATATCGCAACTAAAAGGGGTCGGCTACAAGGATTTGATATAGAACAGTAATGGAagtaagaaaaataagaaaaaataaaataacaaagtaaaatgaagtaaaagaaaataagtaaaagtACTAGTCGAAGTAGTAGTCAAAACAACATCCTAGGAATATATGGTACATTACACGGGTCCTTCCCTACATACCCCAATAATTGAAATTACCTCATCAATTTTCATATGGTACATTactttgctatgaaagatttttatctcctccctcaccccccaacccaaaaattTTCTTGTGGGACCAAAGTTGGGTTGAACCGGAAGGAATCCTTAGATGGTTCAGTGCAAGTCCAGGATGATCTatggatttaaaaaaattagaccGGATTTGATTACGTTTAACTTTGAGCAGGTTCCGGTCCAAACATGTATAATTCAAAACATTGGTTTTCAGCTTCACCCCTGCTCATCTCAGTGAGAAGACGAGAGCAGATTGGGAAGTCCATGCTTGCCTTGCTTGGAACCTGTTCGATTAAAAACCCTTGTAAGTCATTCTACTCTCAATACTCCCAGAATGTTTAGCTTCTGTAGCAGAAAACTTCATAATATGAAGTTGTTTGGTAATTTATCAAcatttctccttccctttcgaAACTCATCTCTTAGGTTTAGTTCAAATGCCACAGAACAACCGTCTCTCACGGTAGATTACCTCATAAAAAGATGTGGATTAACCGAAGAACCTGCTCTTAAAGCCTCCCAAAGGTTTAGTATCAAATCCACCACAAAAGCAGACTCGGTTCTCGCCCTCCTCAACAGCTATGGATTAACCAAACTCTGTATCTCAGAGCTAATCAGCAAGGACCCAAAGGTACTCTCTACCGATCCTAAGAAAATTTTGGAACCCAAGATTGAATTTTTCTCTAATATGGGGATTTCAGCCCCCGACCTTGGGAAGATCTTCTGCAATGACTCAAGCTTGCTGGCGAGTGTCAGTTTGGAAAACCAAATTGTTCCTTCCATTGAATTCCTTAAGAGTTTCCTTCACGATAATAAGCATGTTGCTGTGGTCTTGAGTCGGTTGAGGTGGATTAAGGGGATTCAAAGAGTAATGAAACCTAATATTGAGATTTTGCGAGATCAGGGGGTGCCAGAATCTGGAATTTTGAAACTAATTATGTTAGGGCCTCAATTACTTACTAGGAAACAACCAAAGTTTAATGAGGTTGTCTTGCAAGCCAAGGAAATGGGGTTTGACCCCTCGAGTTTGATGTTTATCCATGCTTTCCGCACGCTGTCACAGATGAATAAGACTACTTTGGAAGCGAAATGGGAGGTTTTTAGAAGTTTTGGATGGTCGGAGGATGAGATTCTCTGCATGTTTAGAAAACAACCCCTTTGTTTGACTCGCTCAGAGAAAATGCTTAGAATGCGATTGGATTTCTTCATGAACAAACAGAGTTTGACAGCAGCGGAAGTTGCCCATATACCATTCATTTTACTTCTTAGCATGGAGAAGAGAACTGGTCCAAGGTATTCTGTTATTCAAGTTCTTCTCTCCCGGGGTTTGATGAAGAAACGAAGTATTAGTACTGCACTGATGTTGAATGAAAATAAGTTCTTGGAAAACTTTGTTAGGAAGTATCATCAGGAGCTACCTCAGCTGTTAAAGGAGTACAAACGTAACATGGGATGACTTGCAAAATGGGATTGGTGATTTGCAGAATTTGACCTTACAATTTGCCAGGTAtttgcatttttgtacttgatGATATTTGGCCATGTAAATTTCTAGGTTATTTACTTGCTTTCTTTGTCTACAAGTAACATTCTCTTCAATTGTTAttaaggctccatttgtttccgtgtaaaattttacatgtaaaacTTTCATTTAGAAAACTTTATATGGGATAGTGTAGAAGAGATACACTGGCCACTGTTACTTGTGTTAGATTTTTGTTTAGAATGATACATCAGGCCCGTAAAGTTATTCTCTCCCTGGGGTTTGATGAAGAAACAAAGTATTAGTACTGTACTGATATTGAATGAAGATAAGTTCTTGGAAAAATTTGTTAGGAAGTATCATCGGGAGCTACCTCAGCTGTTAAAGGAGTACAAACTTAACATGGGATGACTTGCGAAATGGGATTGGTGATTTGCAGAATTTGACCCTGCAATTTTGACAGGTAtttgcatttttgtacttgatATATTTGGCCATGTAAATGTCTAGGTTATTTACTTGCTTTCTTTGTCTACAAGTAACATTCTCTTCAATTGTTAttaaggctccatttgtttctgtgtaaaattttacatgtaaaacTTTCATTTAGAAAACTTTATATGGGATAGTGTAGAAGAGATACACCGGCCACTGTTACTTGTGTTAGATCTTTGTTGAGAATGATACACCAGTGCTGTAAAGTTTTCCCCATGAAAATTTTATAAACTTAAAAACGAGCAATGGAAAATTTGATTTTACGGTAAACTTTTCTTTTCCGGctatttgatgatgaaacaGACAGAGCCTTAACGGTTTATGTTTCTGTAATCCTTGGGTAATGTAGATCATGGAACATGGTCCATTGGAAATGGGAAACAACAACAATATAACCTTATTCCAAATAAATTGGGTCGGCCAAATGGATCCTTTCTCTCCAgtcagctctatttgaagtcatacatgattagaggcctaagctatgcatgtctttcacTTCTCTTATGGTTACTTTAGGcatgcccctggctcttttagtaccttcaatcCGAATCAAATTGCTCCTCCGTattggggcgtccctaggccttcGTTGGAAATGGCCGTACCACCTCAAGCATCTCTCATGTTGCTTATCATGAATCAGAGCTACACCAAAATCAGCTTTAATaaggtcattccttactttgtccttcctagtcttgccacacatcaaTCTCAAGATCATGATCTCCTCTACTCTTAGTTTATATAtttgacacttcttaactgtccaacattccacaccatacatcatagctggacCTATGATAGTCCTATATATTTTCCTTTGagctttaaagggatacgcCAATCACACAGCattccggacgcacctctccacttcatccattctattttaatcctttgagcaacatcatcatctatatccCCTTCATTTTTTACTGTTGAGCCCAGATATCTAAAGTAATCACTTTAGGAATTTCCCTCTCATCtatattcaccacctcattaaccATCACAGTGTGGCCAAGGTTACATACCATGTATTCCAGTGGATCATGGTCTACTGGAAATGGGAGAATTCTCAATTTATAGGAATATTAACGGTACAAATGATGATCAGTCCAAAATGAACATAACAATGTGTGAGTTAGTGAGTAGATTCTCCATTTGACTCCTCTAGTGGAAGTAAGTTCTCAATTGACATTCAACCTGAGTATGGCTTACCAATTGTTGGGAGAAGAGTTATTCTAAAAGTTACTACTTTCACAATTCTCATATTGGCAGGTCAGTTACTTGGGCTAGATCTTGGTTGAGAATGATAGTATCAGGTAGCGAAGAAGTGATATTTTGTGTGTTGTTCGATTATTTTATGAGTGGCAATCATATCATGCAAGTCAATGATTTTTATTGAGACCAGGTGGGTTTATTTTCTTGCAACCTAGTGTTTCATGTTATGGGGTAGTTATATGGACGAGTGAGTTATCTGTTATTGAGATCTTTGAAGACATTAAAACAGCTGTAGAATATAAGCCACAGCCTTCGAGGACTTACTCGTCCTTATTAAGGCATTTAAAATTGTTCATTGCAAAATGTAGTCTTAGAATTTGTATTAGCAGCAGTAGAAGTGTTAAGCTTGAGTGAACTTCAATAGTTACTTAGAAAgacaattttttgttttttgtagtaCAACCTactaaaattctgattttttttcaaaaaagttaaaagaaaattctTAAACACATTCCATATGGTTTGTCAGATACACATTGCTTGGACTTGTCCATTTTTCATGAGCTTCACAGATGATATTGGACAAATTTGTTAATATATATGAGATAGAATGATGGTATAAATGGATGTGTCATATTTATATATGTTTCCATGATCCACCATTACTAGATAATTAtccatttctattttctatagAACTCATGACCTTAAGTGAGATGATTTCATTACTACTTTTacattatttaaaaaagaaagacgTTGACGAACTCTTTGTATAGAATAGAGTGAATTTTATAATGGTCAGCAAGGAATGTGAAGGATCTTTGTTTCCTGACAAAGTGGATACTCACCCCCAAAAGATTTCAGAATAGATCCAACCAATCTCCAAGGCAAGAATCCTGATGAGGTGAGCATGAATGTCAAGCACCAAGCTCAGTGCAGGGGATCTATTCAAATGCAGGTGGCTTTGAAAAATCTTCCTGGCATGTTATTATGTATTTGCTTCATTATGTCTTGAAATAATCCCCATGTACTTATTTGCAAACCAGTTATCACATATACGTTACTTAATTGATTCAAATTTGCTATTTAATTTGCATAGTTTTCTGAACTCTATCCATGAACAGAATCAATCACATTGCAGGTCTAAATTacttcctccctttcttccttcaacccccccccccccacccccccaccccaaaaaatgaagaaaaggttCTTCCAGGGAAGGGATGATTGGGAGGCAGATATGTTTAGTGGTTATTTGTTAACACTGTGATACTCTATTCATTCATGTTTTTGTTGTTTGCAACCATAATGATTCATGTTGCCAAATTGATTTAGATCTCTGAAGAACTGGATTTATCAAATACGAATACAGGGCAGTAACCTGGTACGAGTCCCATGTTCACAGGGTCATGGGAGACTTCAGTTTGCCTGGGGATCTTTAATGCTTTCAGGGACTCATGTTTAGGAAATCTCATAGTACTATAGATTTTCTCACAAGAGACAGAGATCTGACAAACCTTACAGGTTGGTGTGGTGTGGTACAGGTCTTTTtaaatcttctattttctttggaTTTCTGCCCACATATAAAATTACACCTGATGATAATTGTTCATTTTCCACTGACTTGTATTTGGCCTGTCTGTTTAGTCATAATCATATCCCAATTGATTTCTTTTAGTGTTTTCCTTGTGAAATGCTTAGACTTTCAGCTCCATGTTACCAATTGTaaaattctttaattaattatttgattgTTTTTGTTTCATGCTTCATTGTGGATCTTGTTGTTTCTTGCAGAGACGAATAAATTGCAGATGAAGATTTCCATGAATTTGAGCGTGAAGATGCACCTCTAGATCCTGATTTATTAAACCCCTCTCATCGAGAGTATATTGGGTCTACATCAACTAGTAGCCAACGGGATCGGGCAAGAGAGATGAATGACACTAGAAAACGAATTGCAAATGAGCTGGCTAGATATCATAGGATACAAGAAATTCCATGAGTATTTTAAGAATATGGACATTGTAATGGAATTTATGTAACTTGTATGTTGAACATTGCTGATGGATTAGTCATGTTATGTAGTTTTGAGGTTAAATTGATCATTTCAGTCAATTCTGGACttatttgggttattttgaggTTAGATAATTACCTCTggctatctctctctctctcttgcttaaTCCATGAAGAGTTAATTGCtgttttgttcattttttatctcttTCAAACAACTTTATTCTTGATTATTGAGAGCCAAATCCTTTGATACAAAAACATTAAAGAATTGATGTTAAAAAGAAGATTCAAGTTAGCCATGCACGTGGGGGCGCATCTATGTACACACATAAAACTGAAAGGTTGAGCAACATTAATTCCAAAATTGCACAAAATACAAAAGATAAGTtgtttgaaagagaaaaaaaatcgagatAAGttgtttgaaagaaaaaatatcaaaaaaaacaattaactTTTCGCGAATTAAGATACACAAGAGAGAGATTGTTTGAGATTTAATTAAGGaatattttaaggaaaaaaaatcaaaaaacaacaataaactcTCTCTGAATaaggcaagagagagagagagagagagaaacaattaTCTACCTTGCTTAATTTATTATATGGTTTAGCAAATCTCAATTTAGATCAAATTTTTCTTcattgatggagaagaaagaattCTTTCATCAGTAGTAGTGATGTGATCTTGTGATTGGACTCTCTTATATTATCCTCTAGTGAATATGTCATCAACTCTGTAATACTACTGAATAGGTTAAAATTACCCTTCTCATGCTAACAAAGAGTTAGACTTCACGGTGAGAAGattctctctcatcttgggtgaagaaaaacttgtcTTCAAAAGGATCAAAATTGAAGTGTGATCTCTACgttaaaaaaaatctctacatTTCCCAACTCATAATGGATGTAGCATCAACTTAATTAGACCAAACATCTTGTTACATGGTCAAAGAGAAAATAGGTTAAGGGAAGCATATGTTGCTCTTGTGTAAATTCTAATATATCCCTCTTATATAATAAACAATGGGGCTAACATTGAcactctttcttctattctgaCTATGGGGGCCCCTTGTATACCCCATATGGATTATACCATTTTTTAGACCCTTTTGGTGTAGTGTGCAAATTACTTCGTATTTTccattaccaaacaaaaaaacaaaagtgggAAACATCCCCGATTAAgatggtcattttcaccccctatgagaggaattgtaCCAGCCAGAGAACCGCCACGGGTACAGTTCCTACAATTCTCTAACAAGGGGGagcgaaatgaccattccaccctcTGACCAAACACTTTGCCTGGGTGAGATCCACTCCCCTTTTGTTAGAGGACTGTAGGAACCGTATCGAGCAGGGAATCATAGACGATAAAAATTCTAAAGATCCCTTAGATGGATTAGTGCCAACTCAAGACTAcggatataaaaaaaaagggagaatgttctttgtgccgcagtgcagactgtgcccaagcacatgggcctgccactcagggagtagggtggtcattgcacccacccccatgtgcctgggcgcagcctccGCTGCGGAACAGAGAATAGCGCCCCTAAAAGAAATAAGACCGGATTTGATTACGTTTAAACATTGAGCAGGATCCGGTCCAAACTTGATAAGTCACCATTGGTTGTATCCAATTCCAGCCCTTCCACAATCCAAAATTCAAAACCTTGGTTTTCTGCTTCACCCCTGTGCTCATCTCACTGAGAAGACGAGAGCAGATTGGGAAGCCGATGCTTGGAATCTGTTCGATTCCGAACCCTTGTAAGTTTTTCTACTCTAACACTCGCAGAATGTTTAGCTTCTGTAGCAGAAAAATTCTTCATATAAAGTGGTGCGGTGATTCATCAACAAATCTCTTTTTTATTCGAAACTCATCTCTTAGATTTAGTTCGAATGCCGCAGAAATACCTTCTCTTACGGTAGATTACCTTATAAACAGATGTGGGTTAAACCAAGAATCTGCTCTTAAAGCCTCCCAAAGGTTTAATATCAAATCCACCACAAAAGCAGACGCAGTTCTTGCCATTCTCAATAGCTATGGATTACTCAAACCCTATATCTCAAATCTAATCAGCAAGGACCCAACAATACTCTCAGTGGATCCTAAGACAATCTTGGTCAAAATGGATTTTTTCTCTAATATGGGTATTGCAGTCCCCGACCTTGCAAGGATGTTCTGCAGAGACCCAAGCATACTGGCGGGTGCCAGTTTGGAAAAGCAAATTGTTCCTTCCATGGACTTCCTTAAGAGTTTCGTTCACAATGATAAGAATGTTGCTGTGGCCTTGAGTCGGTTGAGGTGGATTAAGGGGATTCAAAGAGTAATGGAACCTAATATTGGGATCTTGCGAAATCACGGGGTGCCGGATTCTGGAATTTCGAAACTAATTATACGACGCCCTCAATTACTTACTTGGAAACAACCTCACTTTAATGAGGTTGTCCTGCAAACCAAGGAACTGGGGTTTGACCCTTCGAGTATGATGTTTATCCATGCCATCTGCTCGCTGTCACAGATGAATAAGACTACGTTGGAAATGAAAATGGAGGTTTTTAGGAGTTTTGGATGGTCGGAAGATGAGATTCTCTGCCTGTTCAGAAAACAACCCCATTGTTTGACTCGCTCAGAGAAAATTCTTAGGATGCGATTGGATTACTTCATGAACAAAATGAGTTGGACTGCAGCAGAAGTTGCCAAGAACCCAGTCGTTTTGCTTCTTAGCATGGAGAAGAGAACTGTTCCAAGGTATTCTGTTATTCAAGTTCTTCTCTCCCAGGGTTTGATGAAGAAACAAAGTATTAGTACTGCGCTGATATTGAAGGAAGAACAGTTCTTGGAAAACTTTGTTAGGAAGTATCATCAGGAGCTACCTCAGCTGTTAAAGGAGTACAAACGTAACATGGAATGACTTGGGAAATGGGATTAGTAATTTGCAGAATTTGTTCTTACAATTTTGAGAGGTATTTGCAATTTTGTACTTGATGATATTTGGACTTGTAAACATCTAGGTTATTTacttgctttctttctttgtctacAAGTAACATCCTCTTCTATTGATAtttaggctccatttgtttccgTGTAAAACTTTCATTTGGAAAACTTTACATGGGATAATGTAGAAGAGATACATCGGCAACTGTTACTTGTGTTAGATCTTTGTTGAGAATGATACATCGACCCCATAAAATTTTTCCCcatgaaaattttacaaaaaaattcaCCAACtgtgaaaatttttattttacggtaattttttttctggctATTTTATGATGAAACTAGCAGAGCCAAACGGTGTATTTTTCTAAATCCTTGGGTAATGTAGATTGTGGAACATGGTCCACTGGAAATGGGAAAATTCTCAACTTATAGGCATATTAACTGTACAAGTGATGATCAGTCCAAAATGAACCCAACAATGTGGGAGTTAGTGAGTAGATTCTCAATTTGACTTCTTTAGTGGAAGTAAGTTCtcagagggcgggccttggtgcaacggaaaggttgcttcattgtgaccaagtggtcatgggttcgagtctggaaacagcctccctgtgaaagtaggggtaaggctgcatacattatgacccttcccagaccccgtagtggcgagagccttgtgcactgggtacgccctttagtGGAAGTAAGCTCTCAGTTGACATTCAACCTGAGTATGGCTTACCAATTGTTGGGAGAAGAGTTATTATTGAATTTACTGTTTTCTCAGTTTTCATATTGACAAGTCGGTTGCCTGTGTTAGATCTTTGTTGAGAATGATAGTATCAGGTGAGAGGAAGAGATATAACGTGTGTTCGATTATATTCTGATTGGCAATCATATCATACAAGTCAACGATTTTTATTGAGACCAGGTGGGTTTGCTTCTTATTTTCTTGCAACTTAATGTTTCATGTTATGCAGTGGTTATGTGGACGAGTTAGTTATCTGTTATTGAGATCTTTGAAGACATTAAAACAGCTATAGAATATAAGCCACAGCCTTTAAGGACTTACATTTCCTTATTATGGCATTTAAAGTTGGTCATTGCAAAAGGCAGTTGACAAGTTGTATTAGAAGCAATGGAAGTGTTAAGCTTGAGTGAACTTCAATAGTTTTTTGGAAAGACAAGTTAGTAGTTTTTGTAGTACAACCTACTAAAATTCTGaaaaagttaaaagaaaaatcttaaAAACCTTGCATGACCATTTTGGGTTATGGTTTCTTAGGTAGACATTGCTTGGCCTTGTCAATTTTTCATGAGCTTCTTACATGATATTGGTCAAATTTGTTAATATATATGAGATATAATGATGGTATAAATGGATGTGTCATTTTCATGTATGTTTCCAGTATCAACCATTACTGTGAAAATTATccattttttat encodes:
- the LOC122670944 gene encoding uncharacterized protein LOC122670944; amino-acid sequence: MLGICSIPNPCKFFYSNTRRMFSFCSRKILHIKWCGDSSTNLFFIRNSSLRFSSNAAEIPSLTVDYLINRCGLNQESALKASQRFNIKSTTKADAVLAILNSYGLLKPYISNLISKDPTILSVDPKTILVKMDFFSNMGIAVPDLARMFCRDPSILAGASLEKQIVPSMDFLKSFVHNDKNVAVALSRLRWIKGIQRVMEPNIGILRNHGVPDSGISKLIIRRPQLLTWKQPHFNEVVLQTKELGFDPSSMMFIHAICSLSQMNKTTLEMKMEVFRSFGWSEDEILCLFRKQPHCLTRSEKILRMRLDYFMNKMSWTAAEVAKNPVVLLLSMEKRTVPRYSVIQVLLSQGLMKKQSISTALILKEEQFLENFVRKYHQELPQLLKEYKRNME